The Trichoplusia ni isolate ovarian cell line Hi5 chromosome 10, tn1, whole genome shotgun sequence genome window below encodes:
- the LOC113497940 gene encoding zinc finger protein 567-like produces the protein MESMCRFCLQVSNEDNMIKLHAESDVISKIQSSLSIQITIQDSLPNQSCKECEDKITIIYEYYLKVKESEEKLQQYLNNGSMEAFSPQLANKINIKEENDRLIFCESEYIKNEDADHKPITNSTKENNFNEFNENDDIKNEICMDTDNYDTSHNSDEDTTLSAIKNNKTSPLKASRKPKRQKTKTHPQKHHKIEPQNGTDTTSDALKQFTCLTCLYVCKSQSDLIKHYHDNHMLNKVTYSVDGDEGTVVYKCDGCGMICDSIEDMEIHLGLHKDERPLICKICGRMYKTVTEIIRHARAHNGFKLQCSHKCGYTTAYRGALKEHENRHLDVYKYTCEKCGKGFHAKTWYEQHQNIHNGLKPFSCDLCGLAFHMDRYLTAHKTSMHPQTSSVKRYICVHCNQKCDSANSLAIHLEKHGINKEKEFLCDFCGKILASGDQLKYHHRMHSGVKPYSCSICNKTFAKKFNVKVHMSSHSSEKSHACTVCGKRYTQRSTLLRHVRRHHAGGTSPIQPG, from the exons ATGGAAAGTATGTGCAGGTTTTGCTTACAAGTATCTAATGAAGATAATATGATCAAATTACATGCAGAAAGCGATGTTATCTCGAAAATTCAGTCAAGTTTGTCAATACAA ATAACAATTCAAGATTCCCTCCCAAACCAGTCATGCAAAGAATGTGaagacaaaataacaattatatacgaatactatttaaaagtaaaagaaagtgaagaaaaattacaacaatacCTAAACAATGGTTCCATGGAAGCTTTTAGTCCACAactagcaaataaaataaatataaaagaagaaaatgatagattaatattttgtgaaagtgaatacattaaaaatgaaGATGCAGATCACAAACCTATAACAAATAGCACAAAAGAGAATAATTTCAATGAATTCAATGAAAATGATGATATTAAGAATGAAATCTGTATGGATACAGACAACTATGACACATCACACAATTCTGATGAAGACACAACCCTATCTGCCATAAAAAACAATAAGACATCACCATTAAAAGCTTCTAGAAAACCTAAGaggcaaaaaacaaaaacacatccacaaaaacatcataaaattgaACCGCAGAATGGTACTGACACAACTTCAGACGCACTCAAACAGTTTACGTGTCTAACTTGTCTGTACGTCTGTAAGTCACAATCTGATCTCATAAAACATTACCATGATAACCATATGCTGAATAAAGTAACATATTCTGTTGATGGTGATGAGGGTACTGTGGTATACAAATGTGATGGTTGTGGGATGATCTGTGATAGCATTGAGGATATGGAAATACATTTGGGTCTTCATAAAGATGAGAGGCCATTGATTTGTAAGATTTGTG GAAGAATGTACAAAACCGTGACGGAGATAATCCGGCACGCGCGCGCACACAACGGCTTCAAGCTGCAGTGCTCACACAAATGTGGGTACACCACCGCTTACAGAGGCGCTCTGAAAGAACACGAGAATAGACATCTCGATGTTTATAAA TATACATGTGAGAAATGCGGTAAGGGTTTCCACGCTAAGACATGGTACGAGCAACACCAGAACATACATAACGGACTGAAGCCATTCTCCTGCGATCTATGTGGTCTAGCTTTTCATATGGACAG gtatctAACAGCCCACAAGACCTCCATGCACCCGCAGACGTCCAGCGTTAAGCGATACATTTGTGTGCATTGTAACCAAAAGTGCGATAGTGCCAACAGTCTAGCCATACATTTagag AAACACGGTATAAACAAGGAAAAGGAGTTTCTATGCGACTTCTGTGGGAAGATCCTGGCGAGTGGAGACCAGCTCAAGTATCATCATCGGATGCACTCCGGTGTTAAGCCATATTCCTGCAG CATATGCAACAAGACATTTGCCAAGAAGTTCAATGTGAAGGTCCACATGAGCTCTCACTCCAGCGAGAAGAGTCACGCCTGTACGGTTTGTGGGAAACGGTATACGCAGAGGAGTACACTTCTAAGGCACGTAAGAAG gCACCATGCTGGTGGCACCTCACCAATCCAGCCTGGATGA
- the LOC113497941 gene encoding facilitated trehalose transporter Tret1-like: protein MKPFLKQAFVVSGAALNIAGHGCAHGFPAVLFAQLKRDGGPVTLTDHDTSWIASVVGAMGIVGNFVSPVLMTKFGRQRAHLFSTLPALLGWIVFIFGNSVPLFIIARLLHGFALGLRTPLAAILVAEYTDPKHRGAFLGTFAISLGMGIFLSHLWGAHLTWKFTAAVCALFPLIAMTIISLSPESPGWLVSKGKYAEARKAFRWVRGEGPEQQEELEAMINAQKQDKADERTDVFVESHVCNNIFKKIFETLKDIVKIFKKKEFYKPAIIAISMLIVFEFGGAHMVAAYGNIILKVVLDKESLDDVTWQFTVIDLLRTVCAFLAIFLLKCFKRRTILFTSGVMTILSMTAISVFVYLRRAEVFTAPWILDTVPMTLMVLYTLSFCLGLAALNWVICGEVFPLAYRSLGSTLSTSFLTPAFVVSMKSAPHLYSSIGVEGAYLVYSAILTVFLTVIYILLPETKDRTLQDIEDSFKGKKKTKSDPEAQMKLIMKEEVVVN from the exons ATGAAGCCATTTTTAAAGCAG GCGTTTGTGGTGAGCGGTGCGGCGCTGAACATAGCCGGGCACGGCTGCGCTCACGGCTTCCCCGCAGTCCTGTTCGCTCAGCTCAAGAGGGATGGCGGGCCCGTCACGTTGACAGACCATGACACTTCCTGGATTG CGTCCGTAGTCGGCGCGATGGGCATCGTGGGTAACTTCGTCTCTCCTGTATTGATGACCAAGTTTGGTCGTCAGCGCGCTCACCTATTCTCCACACTCCCGGCATTACTAGGATGGATCGTCTTCATCTTCGGCAACTCCGTACCCTTGTTCATAATAGCACGACTCTTACATGGTTTCGCTTTAGGTCTAAGAACACCTCTCGCTGCTATCCTAGTCGCGGAATACACAGATCCGAAACACCGAGGGGCATTTTTAGGAACCTTCGCTATATCCCTCGGAATGGGGATATTTTTATCGCATTTATGGGGAGCGCATTTAACTTGGAAGTTTACAGCTGCAGTTTGTGCTTTATTCCCATTAATAGCAATGACAATTATCAGTCTATCACCGGAATCCCCAGGCTGGTTGGTCTCCAAAGGAAAGTATGCCGAAGCGAGGAAGGCTTTCCGATGGGTAAGAGGCGAAGGTCCTGAACAGCAAGAGGAATTAGAAGCTATGATCAACGCTCAGAAGCAGGACAAAGCAGATGAACGAACAGACGTATTCGTAGAAAGCCACGTCTGTAACAATATCTTTAAGAAAATCTTCGAAACCTTAAAAGATATTGTAAAAATCTTTAAGAAGAAAGAGTTTTATAAGCCTGCGATTATCGCTATCAGTATGCTGATCGTTTTTGAGTTCGGTGGAGCTCATATGGTGGCAGCTTATGGAAACATAATTCTCAAAGTGGTTTTGGACAAGGAAAGCCTCGACGATGTCACTTGGCAGTTCACTGTGATAGACTTATTGAGGACTGTGTGTGCGTTCTTAGCTATATTCTTACTAAAGTGCTTTAAGCGAAGGACAATTCTGTTCACAAGTGGTGTGATGACTATATTGTCTATGACGGCAATCTCTGTGTTCGTGTATCTGCGGAGAGCTGAAGTCTTCACGGCTCCGTGGATTTTAGACACAGTTCCAATGACCTTAATGGTTCTGTACACTCTATCGTTCTGTCTAGGACTGGCAGCCTTGAACTGGGTTATATGTGGTGAAGTTTTTCCCCTAGCGTATAGAAGTCTAGGATCAACTCTATCTACATCGTTCCTGACTCCTGCTTTCGTGGTTTCCATGAAATCAGCTCCCCATCTTTATTCTTCTATTGGTGTTGAAGGAGCCTACTTGGTCTATTCAGCTATTTTAACAGTATTTCTTACtgtaatatacattttactgCCTGAAACTAAAGATAGGACATTACAAGACATCGAAGATAGTTTTAAAGggaagaagaaaacaaaaagtgATCCAGAAGCTCAAATGAAACTTATCATGAAAGAGGAGGTAGTTGTTAATTGA
- the LOC113497939 gene encoding MAM and LDL-receptor class A domain-containing protein 2-like yields the protein MISKCIFLLFLNVLIDAQFTYYRQPSPCPVPRILHGRVRMMRRGNLIRYSCLPRYILVGNKYATCRGGQWDVPSPTCVKPGCPPIGNVPNAVTMASHNDSWLVFFCLPGHQLVGSSVVYCDGRQWNSTAPACVDATAKPATACDFEDENLCGWKLDDLHDFDWRRWNKKTPSAFLQTGPATDHTYGKNGTGYYMYIESTGRVENETARLISPVYDNDMAKDGCFIFFYHMFGRSMGGLRVYQKPEKVSLPEVLRGPTRDRYLLFEKWGDQGNEWYSGVSMLSNFTDDFQIVIEGIRGASFMSDIAIDDVSIQHGENCTRAMVEASTPPTVSESCVGRCDMYGFEHDMSHRGCGCEISCVVDENCCPDFLDVCAFNISNNDEDTTPIASSDSLPQTQKLVATTTETPPTTTSTTTSTTTSTTSTTSTTSTTTRKPTTRAKPTTTRRTTVPTTKRLTTITTTTTTARPTRPVVKTTTKSSKPVANVTKVTYRTTPVLVSTSSFTRTTVRQDLVTEHVKSAPKNKGISNVTSIVTGLLVSVMCVGALCLAFYLKRTTRGITTLARLRGRTSSDPEVRYLKTDIDDID from the exons ATGATTTCaaagtgtatatttttgttatttctaaacGTTCTTATTGACGCAC AATTTACATATTACCGCCAGCCGTCACCATGTCCAGTGCCTCGTATACTTCACGGCAGAGTCCGAATGATGCGCAGAGGGAACCTCATTCGGTATTCTTGCCTCCCAAGGTACATCCTAGTAGGCAACAAGTACGCCACGTGTAGAGGCGGGCAGTGGGATGTCCCTTCACCTACTTGTGTTA AGCCAGGCTGTCCACCAATCGGAAATGTGCCAAATGCGGTAACTATGGCTTCTCACAACGATTCGTGGTTGGTTTTCTTCTGCCTGCCTGGCCATCAGCTTGTTGGATCCTCTGTTGTGTACTGCGATGGAAGACAATGGAATTCGACAGCTCCAGCATGCgttg ATGCAACAGCGAAACCTGCAACGGCATGCGACTTCGAAGATGAAAACCTTTGCGGCTGGAAGCTGGACGACCTTCATGACTTCGACTGGAGACGATGGAACAAGAAGACTCCTTCAGCCTTCTTACAAACGGGTCCTGCTACTGACCATACTTACGGGAAGAATGGAACTG GTTACTACATGTACATCGAGAGTACGGGTCGAGTTGAGAACGAGACAGCCCGCTTGATATCACCCGTATATGATAATGACATGGCTAAAGATGGCTGTTTCATATTCTTCTATCATATGTTCGGGAG GAGTATGGGTGGTCTCCGAGTATACCAGAAGCCGGAAAAGGTGTCTCTCCCTGAGGTGCTGAGGGGACCAACGCGAGACCGCTACCTGCTGTTCGAGAAGTGGGGGGACCAGGGCAACGAGTGGTACAGCGGTGTCTCCATGCTGTCAAACTTTACTGATGATTTTCAG ATTGTGATCGAGGGCATCAGAGGAGCCAGTTTTATGAGTGACATCGCAATCGACGATGTTTCCATTCAACATGGGGAAAACTGCACCAGAGCTATGGTGGAAGCCAGCACACCACCTACAGTTTCAG AATCGTGTGTCGGTCGCTGTGATATGTATGGTTTCGAGCACGACATGTCGCATCGCGGGTGCGGCTGTGAGATCTCATGCGTGGTCGACGAAAACTGTTGCCCCGACTTCTTGGATGTCTGCGCGTTTAATATTAGCAACA ACGATGAAGATACAACCCCAATCGCAAGCTCGGACTCACTACCTCAAACCCAAAAACTAGTCGCAACAACAACCGAAACGCCACCAACAACAACCAGCACTACAACATCAACAACCACTTCTACAACCTCTACAACTTCAACTACATCCACAACTACTAGAAAACCAACGACGAGAGCTAAACCAACAACTACTAGGCGTACAACTGTTCCTACAACCAAACGTCTTACAACCATTACTACAACTACAACCACGGCTAGACCGACTAGGCCAGTGGTGAAGACTACAACTAAATCTAGCAAACCAGTAGCAAATGTTACTAAAGTGACATACAGAACAACTCCGGTGTTGGTTTCGACATCCTCCTTTACACGAACGACGGTACGTCAAGATTTGGTGACGGAACATGTGAAGAGTGCGCCGAAGAACAAAG GCATATCAAACGTGACATCAATAGTGACAGGCCTGTTGGTGTCAGTGATGTGCGTGGGCGCACTTTGTCTCGCGTTCTACCTGAAGCGTACGACGCGCGGCATCACGACGCTCGCgcggctgcgcgggcgcaccAGCAGCGATCCCGAGGTCCGCTATCTCAAGACCGATATTGAtgatattgattaa
- the LOC113497942 gene encoding beta-1,3-galactosyltransferase 5-like encodes MTEGQRSEKLEMITLHKILFSICAFSFIYKYYTITTPNIVQIKDPQFSVLGPYNRTQCAVDDKYDQLINLNKFSFKINPQPCGDYPAGLLLMIIISSNPNNVENRMIIRSTWGRNVDSTRVVFLMGESENLTLSNQIKNESMKFGDIVQGNFIDVYRNMTYKHVMGLKWIVHHCSKAKYILKTDDDVVVNSRHMRHFLTRELSPWGARDLITCQVLEHAKVQRSQKSKWMVTCDEYAAHYYPTYCAGWAILYSQDVVPRLLKAAQSTPYFWIDDVHITGVIAQKIGIPRTSLSSLILSQGKVNMLKVLGPEYVGPFVLGPPDLTSDRIMEIWKAIPE; translated from the exons ATGACAGAGGGACAGCGTAGTGAAAAACTTGAAATGATAACTCTTCAcaagatattattttctatttgtgCCTTTTCCTtcatttataagtattatacTATAACAACGCCTAACATAGTACAAATAAAAGACCCACAGTTCAGTGTGCTGGGGCCATACAACAGAACTCAATGCGCAGTTGATGATAAATACGAtcaattgataaatttaaacaaattttcgtttaaaattaatCCACAACCATGCGGAGATTACCCTGCTGGTCTATTGCTTATGATTATTATATCTTCAAACCCAAATAACGTCGAGAACCGAATGATAATACGCAGTACTTGGGGACGAAATGTTGATTCAACAAGAGTCGTGTTTTTGATGGGCGAGTCAGAAAATTTGACTCTCTCTAACCAAATCAAGAATGAGAGTATGAAATTTGGGGATATAGTTCAAGGAAACTTCATAGATGTGTACAGAAACATGACCTACAAACATGTAATGGGTTTAAAATGGATTGTGCATCATTGTTCGAAGGCTAAGTATATTTTGAAGACTGATGACGATGTTGTGGTGAATTCCCGGCATATGAGACACTTCTTGACTAGAGAGTTGTCTCCATGGGGGGCTAGAGACCTGATAACATGCCAAGTTCTAGAACATGCTAAAGTACAGAGGTCGCAAAAATCTAAATGGATGGTAACTTGTGATGAATATGCTGCTCATTATTATCCAACATATTGTGCAG GTTGGGCCATTTTATACTCACAGGATGTAGTACCACGGTTACTGAAAGCTGCTCAATCAACACCATATTTCTGGATTGATGATGTTCACATAACTGGAGTGATTGCTCAAAAGATCGGCATACCTCGAACCTCACTATCCAGCCTAATATTAAGTCAAGGTAAAGTTAACATGTTGAAAGTGTTGGGCCCGGAGTATGTTGGACCATTCGTACTGGGACCACCAGATTTGACTTCGGACAGAATCATGGAAATATGGAAAGCTATTCCAGAATAA